In candidate division TA06 bacterium, a genomic segment contains:
- a CDS encoding DUF4388 domain-containing protein has protein sequence MALEGNLSDFSIPEILQLISSQRKNGVLTLKQGDDEVAFDLDQGYITGGFYRKQGRQEHISEYLFKTGLVSETNFMQAEEQQKALKAPLEEILIERGFLSQDDFEEVIRFKIQEIMDEIFTWVEGHYVFDVQARLYTQSKYPVRLAVEGFLLEGMRRLDEWLRIKKEIPSLEAIVKAGVKPRPPELTPEQENILGLLGQKHLPVSGLVSSSGLGKFLTCQALTELLEMGLAEKPAEASLQPQPVRTFDPAFQVSTISLLIKQFGLLIKNITRYPFNHPHIIANLDGFSHLLSNLPMDNSSLSFSSAIDQTLVNGWPIHDQSQILPQFSLYLHQRQIQSLTFMPQIRDEELRRLAYIMALPPELLNLFGGIDFIGKSLRWHHLKLKEQAQKAERMLSGEKMFVIPSSFLEVIEGMGAFSAKPSSIPQTFVSLKAVLLLPQPKLSPDETMAIEEAEQASEKVFSVYSRGGREKYIEKVVTAALKLPPAPRLALLKRKLLDVRWLFPIDNILALSHSEFERL, from the coding sequence ATGGCACTTGAAGGAAATCTTTCCGATTTCAGCATCCCCGAGATTTTACAGCTGATCTCCAGCCAGCGCAAGAACGGCGTTCTGACCCTGAAACAGGGGGACGACGAAGTCGCCTTTGATCTGGATCAGGGCTACATCACCGGCGGCTTTTACCGCAAGCAGGGCCGCCAGGAGCACATCTCCGAATACCTGTTCAAGACCGGGCTGGTATCCGAGACCAACTTCATGCAGGCCGAAGAGCAGCAGAAGGCCCTGAAGGCCCCGCTGGAGGAGATCCTGATCGAGCGCGGCTTTTTGTCCCAGGACGATTTTGAGGAAGTGATCCGCTTCAAGATTCAGGAGATCATGGACGAGATCTTTACCTGGGTGGAGGGGCACTATGTTTTTGACGTCCAGGCCCGGCTGTACACCCAGAGCAAATACCCGGTGCGCCTGGCGGTGGAGGGATTTTTGCTGGAAGGCATGCGGCGGCTGGACGAATGGCTGCGGATCAAGAAGGAGATCCCCTCGCTGGAGGCCATCGTCAAGGCCGGTGTCAAACCCCGCCCCCCCGAGCTGACCCCGGAGCAGGAAAATATCTTGGGACTTTTGGGCCAAAAGCATCTGCCGGTTTCCGGCCTGGTCTCCTCCAGCGGCCTGGGCAAGTTCCTGACCTGCCAGGCCCTGACCGAACTGCTGGAGATGGGCCTGGCCGAGAAACCGGCCGAGGCCTCTTTGCAGCCTCAGCCGGTCCGGACCTTCGATCCGGCCTTTCAGGTCAGCACCATCTCCCTGCTGATAAAACAATTCGGGCTGCTGATCAAAAACATCACCCGCTATCCCTTTAACCATCCCCATATCATCGCCAACCTGGATGGCTTCTCCCATCTGCTCAGCAACCTGCCCATGGACAACAGCAGTCTGTCCTTTTCGTCGGCCATCGACCAGACCCTGGTCAACGGCTGGCCGATCCACGACCAAAGCCAGATCCTGCCCCAGTTTTCCCTTTATCTGCATCAGCGGCAAATTCAGAGCCTGACCTTTATGCCCCAGATCCGGGACGAAGAACTGCGGAGGTTGGCCTACATCATGGCCCTGCCGCCGGAGCTGTTAAACCTTTTTGGAGGAATAGATTTTATCGGAAAAAGCCTGCGCTGGCATCACCTAAAACTGAAGGAACAGGCCCAAAAGGCGGAACGGATGTTGAGCGGAGAAAAAATGTTCGTCATCCCCTCCAGCTTTTTGGAAGTGATAGAAGGAATGGGAGCCTTTTCCGCCAAGCCCTCCTCCATTCCCCAGACCTTCGTCAGTTTGAAGGCGGTGCTGCTCTTGCCCCAGCCGAAACTGTCGCCCGATGAGACCATGGCCATCGAGGAGGCCGAGCAGGCCTCGGAGAAGGTCTTCAGCGTTTACAGCCGCGGCGGCCGCGAGAAGTATATCGAGAAAGTGGTCACGGCCGCGCTGAAGCTGCCCCCCGCCCCCCGGCTGGCATTGCTCAAGCGGAAACTGCTGGACGTCCGCTGGCTGTTCCCGATCGACAATATCCTGGCCCTGTCGCACAGCGAGTTTGAGAGGCTATGA